A single region of the Leptodactylus fuscus isolate aLepFus1 chromosome 5, aLepFus1.hap2, whole genome shotgun sequence genome encodes:
- the LOC142204229 gene encoding olfactory receptor 10A7-like, translating to MCLENQTSVSQLRLLGFGKLYQMETPLFILILGFYVAALIGNILIILVVLESPKLHSPMYFFLSNLSLCEVIFTTVVTPTILHVLWSDGGSLTWYQCIMQFYFYASTGTVEILLLSTMAYDRYQAICNPLRYSSMVNTHTQNVLACIDWISGFIVMSISTAAICNLQFCGSSNLDHVFCDLEPIIGLSSVDTFTVRTIALVITVCFCFFPFLLILTSYISIFFTILRISSRTGKLKTFSTCSSHLASVGLYFGSLFIIYLVPSHGNSKKLKKILSLSFIVLTPLLNPVIYSLRNNDMKTSLKVYVISHGRHV from the coding sequence ATGTGCTTGGAGAACCAGACAAGTGTTTCTCAGCTGAGGCTTCTGGGCTTTGGGAAGCTCTACCAAATGGAAACTCCTCTTTTCATCCTTATCCTTGGGTTTTACGTTGCTGCTCTCATTGGCAATATATTGATCATTCTGGTAGTTTTAGAAAGTCCAAAGCTTCATTCTCCCATGTACTTTTTCCTTAGTAACCTCTCCTTGTGTGAAGTCATCTTCACCACTGTGGTCACCCCAACCATTCTACATGTGCTCTGGAGCGATGGTGGGTCACTTACGTGGTACCAATGTATCATGCAGTTTTATTTCTATGCATCCACCGGAACAGTGGAGATACTTCTCCTCAGTACAATGGCTTATGACAGGTACCAGGCTATCTGCAACCCTCTCAGATATTCCTCAATGGTGAACACTCACACCCAGAATGTTTTGGCCTGTATTGACTGGATTTctggattcattgtgatgtctatCTCGACAGCAGCCATATGCAACCTACAGTTCTGCGGTTCTTCTAACCTTGACCATGTATTTTGTGACTTGGAGCCCATCATTGGACTGTCATCGGTGGATACCTTCACAGTGAGGACTATAGCACTGGTTATAacagtttgtttttgtttcttccCATTCCTCTTGATACTTACTAGCTATATCTCCATATTCTTCACCATTCTCAGAATTTCTTCAAGGACTGGAAAGCTGAAGACCTTCTCCACATGCAGCTCTCATCTGGCATCTGTTGGCTTGTACTTTGGCTcgttgtttattatttatttggttCCTTCTCATGGAAACTCCAAGAAACTGAAGAAGATTCTTTCACTTTCTTTTATTGTTCTTACTCCGTTGCTTAATCCAGTCATCTACAGTCTGAGGAACAATGATATGAAAACATCGCTGAAGGTCTACGTCATTTCTCACGGCAGACATGTTTAA